From Hypomesus transpacificus isolate Combined female chromosome 3, fHypTra1, whole genome shotgun sequence:
GCCGCAGAGGAGGCTGGGACACGCCCACATTCCAGAGCGCAGGATGGTCGACATGCAGGGCGCAGTTCGACACAAACTCCGGGGGTTTCGATTTGGATTGCAGCATCATACATCTTCCTGACTCTGGCTGACTCTGCCTTTCCTCTATTCTgattcctctcccttccctccctcactgggttttacctgctgtgtgtgggcgTCTgattctaatgtgtgtgtgtgtatcccttaGTGACCACGGACCCTCCATCAGGGGTGAGTGTTGGCCGTGTCGGGGATCTGGAAGACCAGCTGAGCGTCCGCTGGGAGACCCCACCTGCCCTCAAGGACTTCCTGTTCCAGGCCAAGTACCAGATACGCTACCGCCTGGAGGACAGTCAGGACTGGAAGGTGCGCTATACACACTCCCGcgcacatatgtacacacactcacacaaacacacacagatgcgcacacacactacaaactgAAAGGGAGAACCAGGActgaaaggtacacacacacacacacacagaaatatattGTACAGCAATTGCCagcatggagaggagagaagaagttCGGCTTTTTAAGAAAACAAATAATGTTCCCCTCAAACCGCCCTAATCATGAGGTCATGGTTGGGAATGCAGAAATACATCTCCACCATTAATGTCTTCAGCATGATCATAGCAGGGTTCTGGAGCTGGGTTTCAGAGGTgtctgtgcatgcgtgtgtgtgtgcggatgtcCAGAGCAGCTGCTGGCCTCTCTTGTGTTTATCTTTGTCTGCCGTTCAGTATTAACTCTCCATCATTGAACCTGTCACGTACGTGTCTGCTATTTCATCAAGCAGATTCAAAAGTTGATGGATGGTCGAAGCATTTGCCAGAAAGATCGAGTCTATCATTTGGTTTGCCAAGGAGAGTGGCTTAGAGTGTTTGATTCCTGTTCTCGACACTGTattaggggagggggggggggggggcagatatTAGATTTTCTAGTCTGTTTATCTGATGCACCATAGTTACTGGGCCTCAGTCAGTTCttactctgagtgtgtgtgcaatgtactgtgtgtgtgtgtgtgtgcacggtgtGTATGCTGTTTTCTCTGTTCTCACAAATCCAATCTCCAGATCTGTAAGAAGTCATCAAAACCAGATTTCCTCAGAGGGCACAGGGAGATGTGCCTGCGTGTGATtagatgtgtttgtatgtgtttgtgtgtcagattgtgtgtatgtatttgtaggTCTTTGTAACATGAGACAGTAGGCATGTTTGTGCTTGTTCTGTGTTTTACAAATAAGCTGATTGAAAGCAACAAATCTGTGTGGTATAAATGTTTGTTTACGTCTATAATGTGTTTTGCCCATGAACGGCGTGTGAGCATCTCAGAGTGTGTcttaagaatgtgtgtgtaaatgtgtgtgtgtgcgtctgtgtcctGTTGTGACCTGTGCTACTCGTCCCACCAGGTGATGGATGACGTGGGTAACCAGACTTCCTGCCGTCTGGCTGGACTGAGACCAGGAACTGTCTACTTCGTCCAGGTACTGagcgcgtgtgtatgtgcatgaacgtgtgtgtgtcttggtccACGTGTATTTGCATGTAGATGTGTTTGCAATGTACAGCAGAATGATGTAACTGTTCTGTGCTCTGCAGGTCCGCTGTAACCCAGTAGGGATCTATGGTTCTCGTAAGCCTGGCATCTGGAGCGAGTGGAGCCACCCCACTGCAGCTTCCACCCCCCTCAgcggtgagcacacacacacacacaggcacacacacacacacacacaggcacacacacaggcacacacacaggcacacacacacacaggcacacacacacacacacacacacaggcacacacacacacaggcacacacacaggcacacacattcattcGTGTACAGACACATACGGTGTGCACAAATGTGCACACAGAAACAtgtacatgcatgcacacttgcacagacaccaaaacacacatgcacacacataatgcacacatatacacacgcacagacacacgttcCAGCTCCCTCGGCAACACACTCTGATGTAGTAACCTCCTCTCCAGAGCGTGTTATGTCCGGCTCCTGTGACTCCAAGTCGGGTGACTCTAACTCGACGCTGCGCCGCGAACTCAAGCAGTTCTTTGGCTGGGTGAGGAAGCACGCCTATGGCTGCAGCGGCATGTCAATCAAACTGTATGACCAATGGAGAGTCTGGATGCAGAAATCCCACAAAACACGCAACCAGGTAGGTAAGCATCAGCCAGGAGCCAGCACCGTGTACCATCCCACATACATCCCATAATATCCACTCACGTTGTCACAGTAACTGGTTTAGCAGCACTGTAGGTGTTTGGTGAGCTTTCtaacaatgtctctctctctcaggtcctcCAAGGGGATAAGTCTTAGCACACGTCGAGACATCAAATGGTGTCATGGTGACAAAGGTTGTGGTCGTGTGTGTGcgattttgagtgtgtgtacgtgtgattttaagtgtgggtgtgtttgacgttccgtgtgtctgtatgtgtgtgtgtgtattttatggGTGTCAAACTCTTTTCTTGGGACGCCGAGGCCTCATCGTGTACCAGAGACATGAGGAGGACCTGAGAACACAGTGGATATAGGACAGTGTACCTGCCATGTCCCACACACCCTTTCTCTGCATCTGTCATTGACTGACTGATACCGAGGGAGCGCCATCTACTGGCATTAGAGGACTTGGATTTCACCACAGTGGAGCATGGTTGAAAGCCCTCTTGATTATCCCTGGAGCGAATTGTTCTGGACAGTTTTCCTGACTAGGCCCGGTCTGGAGCCAGGGCCCAGAAGTGGAGAGTCCCTGGCCTGGGAGAGAGGGCCGTGGGGCGTGACGGAGCCTGACCTGGGTGTGAAGAGCAGTGGAATGTGTGAATGATCATGTTTATGTATGGAGAAAGTTTACtgcctttatttttttactaaatTGTACCAGcatatttaaaatgtcaaaAGTTATGTTTTATCTCCTAAGTTATGTTTAGATAGTCGACATGTTATTGACTGAATCTTGAATTATCTGTTTAATTGTTTATAAAATAATGGTTAAAAAGTATGCTTTTAAATcaatactgtaaacacacaacactcatgGGCATACTAAATTGAACGAGCTGCTGTAGCCATTTTTGAAGGACACTTTCCTGGCGTGTTCAGCTGTGATCTTCCAACTCTTCATTTTTATACCGCTAACATTATCCTAGAAGGGCataaccccaaacacacacaaccccgaGCATAACTGAGTCAGCCCACACTTCGTCTCTTTCTTGTCAGAATTAATCAATTCTATAAATATCTCTGACCTAGAGCCTAGTAAAAACAGTTTCCATGCCTGGACCATGACATCAAGACTCTCCATCCTGGAGTCTGCTTTATTGATACCTCAGAAAGCATATCACACATGCAGAAATTCAGTTACACCATCATCTTGAGACAAATCTACCTAACGGGTGGTTTTAACATCATTGTAATCCCTCTTTCTGGAGGATGAGCTGGGTTCTAGAACACTCTGTTTTATCTGGTGTTGAGGTAACGTGAGTCTGGGTGACCCTGCGTGTTTGCGGACACCACCTGTGTAGTCTGTCTTGCGTTGATGACTCGTTAGGGTCCAGTTACTCAGCCTCTCCGGGCCGCTGCTTGTTAATATTTAAGTAGTGTTTGCTGCTCACAGCTTTGCTTGCAGGCTTTAGTTACCTCTGTACCTAGAGGTAGAAGGACTAGAGTGGCCCTCATGCTTTGCCTGGTGGTGTCATGCTGGCCATACTGGGTGCTGCGCACGAGATGAAGTCCCCTCTGCTGGCTGCCTTAATGGAGGAACTACAGGTCCAGTGAAATCTGTCACGCTGTCCTGACTTCATGAAGTCTCATAGCCTCTCTTAACTTTCCAGCCAAGCTGAAGGAACAGTCTGGAAGCCCTAGCTCTAGCTGTAATTAGCAGTCCTGTTGCTATACAGTTCTTACAGCAGCCCAGTGACACGACTACAGACTATGTAATGAGACGCAGCGTAACACTAATGATATGTTGGGTTTTGCCTGAGTGCTCGGCTGTGTGTCTCTGCCCTGCAACTGCCTCCATCCCGCTCTTCGTCCtgcctctaaacacacacaggaacatgagACGCGTATTCTGCATGAAAATCTGAAAACTTGATCGCGAGAGGTCAGATGCAGATTTGGGCGTAgcctgaggggtggggggtgaggtgtgggagagagagagagagaaagagagagagagagagagggaatgagagatatGTTATATAGAGTTTCTCCACCTTGTGGACATGTATAATTAATCTTCCCTGAAGAGACTAGTGCAATACTCAAGTACAGGATGTATCTGgtctgaccagagagagagagaaaaagaagtagaagaaaggaagaaaaaaaggactAAAAAGCAGGAAAAGAGAGACGGGTTATGGGGGAAGTGGTGCCCAGACGTCCAATCAtcgctggaagagagagaggtcagtcaAAGTCACCTGTTAAATAGGATGGACACCTGATTGACCTTGACTCATTAGTCATGGTGCGTCCACATTGACACTCCTCAGAGAGAGCCAAACAATAGACTGTGTCACAGTGCAGGGTGTCAACCGTTCAAAATTCAATGAATGATTATAGTGATTCAATGATGATTATATATATTCAATGAATGAGCATGTAGATGTATTTGCTCATAGACAAGAGAACTAGTGAATGTTTGTCGTCTAATCTACTGTAAACAGACCAGTTGTTTGCTTCTGTTAGGATTCATACAGTACATTTGACTGACAGCTCTTTACTTGTACATAAGATACTACTGCAGGGCACGCAATGCTGTAGCTTAATTTCTTTACATGACTTGTTACATTCATTCTGTCATCGCCTTTGTCATCATTGTTCTAATCATCCTCAACTCTGCGTTGCTAGGGCCAGGTCCTGGTCGCTATGCTCTCCCTCCGACGGTTGGCTACATCAACCATGACCTCACCAAGCCCAGTAGTCCCGCCTACTCCTTCCACAGTCGCATGAGCAGCACCAGTGAGTCAGGGCTTTGGGCAGCGTCCagcacttgtgtgtgtatgtgtttcttaCACCTGACTGCCCCCCTCAGATCTCGGTCTGGTCGATTTTCACATGTCTGTTGTTAGCTACAGGTCCGGTTAAAGGTACAGTACATATGATTATGCTCACCACGGTGTCCCATAGGAATAAACATTCAGTAAAACAGATCAAAAACAATCCATTCGACTGTTTATTCCAAACAATAACAGGAAAGTCCCACAAAGCCCTGACACCGCCTGAGATCAAACCAAAACATGAGACACTGAGACAAGCCTGACTTAGTGTTAGTGGACCAGGCTGATGTGCTTCCCTGTTGTTTGTGTCCTGTATTTTGCAGTGGTGTCTGTCGACTCCAGCCCAGGACCACGGTACCACGTCGATTCCAAGATGACACGCTTCGGACGGGTGGGAACCCCTTCCTACTCTATGCTGGGCAGGAACAAACGTGCTAGTATGTTACTGCCTATGTCACTTCATGTCATTCATGGTTCAGATCTCGAACCTGCACCGTGTGTCAAACGGTGACgtgtctcctcttcccctttATATGGCCCCACCACCACTCCtttgtctcctcccccctccctcagacaAGCTGTTCCAGACCCCGGGACCGGGAGCCTATAGCCCAGAGAAAGCCCCGCCTCTAAATGGACAGCGTAGACCGCCCTCTTACACCATTGGCTCCCGCACGCGCTACCGAGCAGTGGACTTTGTGCCGGCCCCCAACAGGTACGATGATGGAGAGAaagctagagagagaaagaagagagcaagagagctaaagagagagtgacagaaagggagttagagagaaaaagacagaaatgcCTGCTTCTTTTTCAATCCCCTCTGTCCACTGCTTGGGATTAAAACGTCTGT
This genomic window contains:
- the odf3l2a gene encoding outer dense fiber protein 3-like protein 2a isoform X1, which encodes MTCYIHSVIAFVIIVLIILNSALLGPGPGRYALPPTVGYINHDLTKPSSPAYSFHSRMSSTMVSVDSSPGPRYHVDSKMTRFGRVGTPSYSMLGRNKRANKLFQTPGPGAYSPEKAPPLNGQRRPPSYTIGSRTRYRAVDFVPAPNRYTLPHLLGSQVPHKASSASYSMSSRRHVGAPSEDLAMTPGPGHYNSTDPSVYLQRQPSFSMQSRTPRPSNAASIPGPGTHSPEKVLAHLPRPPSFTLGIRHSEFVTPLVVHVSD
- the odf3l2a gene encoding outer dense fiber protein 3-like protein 2a isoform X2, producing MGEVVPRRPIIAGRERGPGPGRYALPPTVGYINHDLTKPSSPAYSFHSRMSSTMVSVDSSPGPRYHVDSKMTRFGRVGTPSYSMLGRNKRANKLFQTPGPGAYSPEKAPPLNGQRRPPSYTIGSRTRYRAVDFVPAPNRYTLPHLLGSQVPHKASSASYSMSSRRHVGAPSEDLAMTPGPGHYNSTDPSVYLQRQPSFSMQSRTPRPSNAASIPGPGTHSPEKVLAHLPRPPSFTLGIRHSEFVTPLVVHVSD